TAAAACAGCCTGATATAATGAATAGGATCCAGACGTTACCAATGAATAAACACGAATTCACTTTACGCTATAACTTACATCGGCTGCGCTCAACCATCACTTCTGCGCCCAAATCATATCTTGGTCGTCAAGCCGCGGTGTTAATTGCAGTAATGGAAGTCGATCAGCAACTGCATATTATGTTAACTCGGCGTCCTATGCATTTACGTCACCATCCTGGTCAAATCAGCTTTCCTGGCGGTAAAGTTGAGCCAAATGATAGGGATATTATTCATACGGCACTGCGCGAAGCGCACGAAGAAATAGGATTACAGCCTGAAAATGTCGATATTCTAGGGATTTTTCCTGCGCACAAAACCTTTACTGGTTTTGAAATTACCCCTGTGGTAGCGATGGTAAAGCAGCCTTTTGAATTGGTGCTAGATCCTGGTGAGGTTGAAGATTGCTTTTTGGTACCACTCAATTTTTTTATTGAGCGCAGCAACCGCCATAACATGTTTCATTACCGTCATGGGGCAAGGTATCAAGTTCACTTTATGCCTTTTGAAGACAAGTTTATTTGGGGGGTTACCGCCGCCATTATCGACTTATTGTGTCGTCATATCGATGTCAATTAAGCCTATAACATTGGCGATTTAAATAAAAATCCAATTCAACACCCAAATGATAACCACTTTTATTGGCTTCTGCATGAGCATTAATCAACACATCTACACCACGTAACGAATGTACAAACCCGCAGACACTGACACCAAAAACAACAACGGAATATTAACCCAAAATCCTATGCGCGTAGTGGCCTTAGCATAAAAATTTACCAGCAGGTTGAGAAAACTAACACCGGCACACCACCAAATTAGGTATTCTAATTTAATGGTTAACTGTGGATCCCAGTTTAAGCGGACCGTGGCGCCCTTGCTCAAAAAGTACCCTACGGCTCTATCGGGTCTGGCTTCGCCAAAGATAATCAATGCATAAATGGCTAAGCTCCAGCCTAATAATGACAAAATAGTCAACACCACTTGTATAATACCTAAACGAGACATGGCCTTTTCCTTGGTTAACGAGAGAATACGAGGCTAATTCGCCAAATATTTAATCGACTTACTCAAAAGTATCACAATAATCTTTATAGAATAGCGTTTTCAGCTTGAGAAAAGCCACCAGCAAGGTAAGATAAACCCAAATTTTACATTTATATTCTATACGTTGGAGAATAAAGCAACAATGAGCATTGCATCTGTCGCTTCTGTATTTAAAGCTGAACACGCCGTTGGTTCACATGTCACTATACGTGGCTGGGTAAGAACTCGTCGTGATTCAAAAGCGGGTATCTCTTTCTTGGCCGTTTATGACGGTTCATGTTTCGACCCTATTCAAGGTGTCGTGCCAAATAGCCTAGCCAATTACAATGACGATGTATTGAAATTGACTGCAGGCTGCTCTGTTGTGATGACAGGTGAAGTGGTAGCCTCTCCAGGTGCCGGCCAAGCATTTGAATTACAAGTATCTGAAATCGTAGTGACTGGATTTGTTGATGATCCAGATACTTATCCAATGTCGGCTAAACGTCATTCTATTGAGCATCTTCGTGAACTCGCCCATTTACGCCCACGTACCAATATTATTGGTGCTGTAGCTCGAGTTCGTAACTGTTTATCGCAAGCAATCCATCGTTTCTATCACCAAGAAGGTTTTATCTGGGTATCTACCCCACTTATTACCGCTTCTGATTGTGAAGGCGCAGGTGAAATGTTCCGCGTGTCGACATTAGACATGGAAAATCTTCCACGTACTGACGCAGGTAAAGTTGATTACGATAAAGATTTTTTCGGTAAAGAAGCATTCTTAACCGTATCGGGTCAGTTGAACGCAGAAACCTATGCTTGTGCATTGTCTAAAGTGTATACCTTTGGCCCGACTTTCCGTGCTGAAAACTCCAACACAACTCGTCACCTTGCAGAATTCTGGATGGTTGAGCCTGAAGTGGCGTTTGCTACATTAGACGATGCGGCTGAGTTAGCGGAAAAAATGCTTAAGTTCGCTTTCAGTGCGGTACTTGAAGAGCGTATGGATGACTTAACCTTCTTTAATGAGCGTATTGATAAAACCGTTATTGAACGTTTGCAAGCCTTTGTGAGCAGTGATTTCGCCCAAGTGGATTACACTGATGCGGTTGAAATCCTTAAAAACTGCGGTAAGAAGTTTGAATTCGCAGTCGAATGGGGTATCGATCTACAGTCTGAGCACGAACGCTACTTAGCTGAAGAACACTTTAAAGCACCTGTGGTAGTAAAAAACTACCCGAAAGACATTAAAGCTTTCTACATGCGCTTAAATGATGACGGTAAGACAGTTGCCGCTATGGACGTGTTAGCACCAGGCATTGGTGAGATCATCGGTGGTGCGCAACGTGAAGAGCGTTTAGACGTGCTTGATAAGCGTTTAGCTGAAATGGATTTAAGCCAAGAAGATTACTGGTGGTATCGCGACTTACGTCGCTATGGCACAGTACCTCATGCAGGCTTTGGTCTAGGTTTTGAACGTTTGGTATCGTATGTTACTGGCGTTAACAACATTCGTGATGTTATCCCGTTCCCACGTGCCCCACGCTCAGCAAGTTTCTAATTAGCTCAATAATATGCAACAACAGAAACGCGCCAATTGGCGCGTTTTTTTATGAGCAGTTTTAGAATAATTTACCGATGCAGTTGTTTGTGATCACATGAGACTCTTCCCCGTCTGCAGCAGACAGGGATTATATTTTGAACTTGTTAGCTATTAACAATAATCAGATCTCGTAAATGTTTAACGTCGTCACGCACAGCAGCGGCTTGCTCAAACTCTAAATTTTTAGCATGCTCATGCATTTGTTTTTCAAGTTTATCAATTTGATGACTCAAATCAGCAATACTGGTGTATTTAGCGCGCTCTTCTGCGACTTCAGCAAATTTAGAATGATTTTTACGTGTACCTTTACTGAAGTTGCTATCACCAACATCCATCACATCTGTAATACTTTTCACCACACCTCGCGGCACAATCCCATTGGCCACATTGTGTAGGTGTTGTTTTTCGCGTCGACGCTCCGTTTCCCCCATGGCTTTAGCCATTGAGTTGGTTATGCGATCTGCATATAAAATAACTTTGCCGTTAACATTACGGGCCGCACGACCAATGGTTTGGATAAGTGAGCGTTCGGAACGTAAAAAACCCTCTTTATCGGCATCTAAAATACAGACTAATGATACTTCTGGTAAATCTAAGCCCTCACGTAATAAATTAATCCCAATCAGTACGTCAAAACGCCCTAAACGTAAATCTCGGATAATCTCAACCCGCTCAACGGTATCAATGTCAGAATGCAGATAGCGCACTTTTATGCCATGTTCATCAAGGTATTCACTCAGATCTTCTGACATCCGTTTGGTCAATGTGGTAACCAGCACCCTTTCATTCACCGCCACACGTTTGTGGATCTCAGACAATAAATCATCAACTTGAATACCCACTGGACGCACTTCTAAAACAGGGTCGAGCAACCCCGTAGGCCTTACCACCTGCTCTGCTATCTCTCCGGTACTTTTTTCAAGTTCATATAAACTAGGTGTCGCCGAAACAAAAATAGTTTGCGGCATTAATCGCTCAAACTCTTCGAACATTAATGGCCGATTGTCCAATGCAGATGGTAATCGAAAGCCATACTCTACTAAGTTCATTTTTCGGCTTCGGTCACCTTTGTACATAGCGCCGATTTGCGGCACTGTGACATGTGATTCATCAATGATCAGTAAACCATCTGCAGGAAGGTAATCAAGTAATGTTGGTGGACCATCTCCAGATGATCGACCGGATAAATATCGCGAGTAATTTTCAATTCCAGAGCAGTAACCCAGCTCGACCATCATTTCAATATCATATTGAACCCGTTCAGTGATCCGCTGAGCTTCAATCAATTTATTGTTATCAAGTAAATACTGACGGCGTTCTCGTAGCTCTTCCTTTATCTCTTCCGTGGCGGCAAGAATTTTTTCTCGCGGGGTAACATAGTGGGTCTTAGGATAAATAGTGGTGCGTGCGATGCGCTTGTTAATCTGTCCAGTCAAAGGATCAAATTCGCTTAAACGTTCTATTTCATCGTCAAACAATTCAATTCGAATCGCTTCACGTTCAGATTCTGCCGGAAAAATATCAATCACTTCACCACGAACTCGATATGTGCCGCGTTGTAATTCAATATCATTGCGTTTGTATTGCAATTCACTGAGTCGGATGAGGATGTCCCGTTGCCCCATAAAATCACCTTGGCGCAAATGTAATAGCATCTTCATATAAGAGTCGGGATCACCTAAACCGTATATAGCTGATACCGAGGCGATGAGCACCACATCTTTACGCTCTAAAAGCGCTTTAGTGGCTGATAGACGCATTTGCTCTATGTGAGCATTCACAGATGCATCTTTTTCTATAAAGGTATTAGACGCAGGAACATAGGCTTCAGGTTGATAGTAATCGTAGTAGGATACAAAATATTCAACCGCATTATGTGGAAAAAACTCTTTCATCTCACCATAGAGCTGAGCTGCAAGGGTTTTGTTAGGCGCCATGATAATAGTTGGCCGCCCCATTTGCTTAATGACATTGGCGATTGTGTATGTTTTACCTGATCCAGTAACGCCGAGTAGCGTTTGGCTAGCCACACCGGATTCTAAACCATCAACTAATTTTTTTATCGCTGTAGGTTGATCGCCGGCGGGTTCAAATTTGGACTCTAGGGAAAAAACGGACTCTGACACAACACGGCTTCCTATTTTAATTAACTGTTTATGATATACCCAAAAACAAGCAAATGGCGATATAAAATATCATTGCACAGCTTCTCTTATCATTTAAAGCTATGCCAAAATGAATCCTAAAAGCGCATTATAGCCATTAATTGGGGCATGTTTTATTCAGATCAATATCAGCGACTTAGCACTGTAATGTGACAAAATAAAGATCCTAAAGTGAAAGTTATAAACAAATGGATAAGATCATGATTAAATCACTGTAATACGCCGAAAAACTAACTTAAATCATAATTTAATACACAATCGACTGTCCAAAGAGATTACAATTTTGCAACTGAGAGAACAGTGACAAAAGAAAGTTGTTGATTTTTGTATCTAGTTGATTAAATACAACTTAACTTATCGCTAAATAATTGTACCAATTTAAGTCCGACTCAAGCGCAATAAGGGGTTGCCGCTCATTTACATAAGAAGTCCACAAGTTTATCCACAGATTTAGTGGATAAGTCAATAAAGTTCAATACTGCTGCGGGGTAGCGACCAAGTGAGTTTCATAAAAGCGTAAGAAATTTGTGATGAAATTTAATTACATTTGCAGATTAATACGAAAGATAGCGACAATAGTTCACCTATTGGGTCAAGAATAGCTAAATTCGATAATCTACAATTACTTTAGCAACCGATTGAATACCGATCAAGCTTGCGATCCCATCTCTGAGTCATCTACTTTCGATACCCATTTCATTAATGTTAATGTTCATTCGCTTAAATACATTAGTTAAACTGAGCTAGCTCTTAGCCTAAATATCAGCACTTGAATAATCACTTTATTATGATGAGGCATCAAGATAGAAATCATGAGATGGAAATCATGAGATGGAGTTAAGTGGCATGAGTGAGCGGTGCTACAGTAAAAGTGATCACAAACGTGATCTCAAGAGATTGGCTAAGTAGTCTAATGTGTAAACGCACAATTTATTGCTCGATATATGCTTATTGAGAGACTTTGTCGCTAAAACTTGTGCCACATTCTTTTACAAAGAGATAAATCAAGTCAGTCGAACAAATTTCAACCACAAACTACCTCCTCCCCAAAGAAATTGACATAAACAGCATCGATAGTGTTCGACAATAGATTTTATGAGTAAGTGATTAATTTTGTTTTCATTGTCAAAATATCACCACAAACGAGCAAAAGTCGTTCACGATGTGTGTTTGGTAACCAATTAGTCACATAAATGCGTTTTTTTTTATAACTCGAGTTGACTCAGTTACCAGAGCGTTTTACTATGCGCTCCGTTCTCAGCAATACATTGCTAAAAACGCTTCCCCAGTAGTTCAGTTGGTAGAACGGCGGACTGTTAATCCGTATGTCACTGGTTCGAGTCCAGTCTGGGGAGCCATTTAGTAAAAGTAAGTTGAGATGTAAATATAATTCCCCAATAGTTCAGTTGGTAGAACGGCGGACTGTTAATCCGTATGTCACTGGTTCGAGTCCAGTTTGGGGAGCCAATATTTACCGTTATCGAAACGATTCCCCAATAGTTCAGTTGGTAGAACGGCGGACTGTTAATCCGTATGTCACTGGTTCAAGTCCAGTTTGGGGAGCCATCGAGATAACACTTTTGAAATAATACGCTTCCCCAATAGTTCAGTTGGTAGAACGGCGGACTGTTAATCCGTATGTCACTGGTTCGAGTCCAGTTTGGGGAGCCATTTCAAAGATTAAAATAAGTAACAATAATTCCCCAGTAGTTCAGTTGGTAGAACGGCGGACTGTTAATCCGTATGTCACTGGTTCGAGTCCAGTCTGGGGAGCCATTATTATTAACTTTAAAAGCACGGTTAGCCCCCCTCCTCCTGCGAATCTTCCCAGTAATACAGTAGCTTATTAAATATTTTAGATTTTTCATTCATCATTTATCTCAAACATTTTTGCTTTTACAATCGTTAAATTTTCTATCGGAAATATTACCTTTGATTAATCATTAATTAATCTCATTTCTGCTATGATATTATCGATTATTATATAAACTATGTAGCATGTTACTTTTGGTTAAAAAACGACATTCGAACCACTGCAGCACAAGGTTTGTGCCAGATCGAGCAAGTTTAGCCAAACACACTCAAGGAATAGATGTTTTATGGGCTTATCGAAATCCTTTCAGCTTGTTCTTTTTATCGTTTTTGGTTTATTAACTTTCCGAATTTTTACGGTGGAAAATAATGAAGCTCAACAACAAGGTGAAAACGCACGAGCTAATTATCAGCAATATGTGCAATCTATTGCTCAGTGGCAAGGAAATGGTGAAGCACTATACCAGCTTATGTCTGAAAAATTTTCGTTTCAGTTTTTCCAATATATTGATAAAACAGATAATAATAATAATTTTACTCATGGAAGTTTACTTCGCCCAGCTGGAGATTTCGCCAGTGAAATCTTCAATATTGAATTAGGCCATGTACAAAATTTTCCTGACGGTCGCTTACAAGTTAGATTAGATACTGCGAGCGTATTATCAGCCAGTTTTGATGATTTACAACAGACAGCGACCTTATTGATTATCGCTTATGTGTCATTGATGTTGTTATTTGCATTGCTGATGCAACTACACCGTCGAAGAATCAATTATGCTGCCGAGTACATCTCTCACATTCCTGATTTATCGTTTCTCGCCATTGAGAAATCCCGCTTTCCAGGTGTTTTAAGACCACTCGGTAATACACTGGAAATTTGTCGCAGCCAGTTAAAGCTCAACTTAGATCGTGTCAGAAAAGAGAATGAACAATTAACTAAAGCCGCATATCAAGATCCCGTCAGTGGATTTTCAACTCGACAACGTTTTACACAACATATTGAAGCAATTAGTAAAACGGATAAGCAACAGTATGGTGTACTCATAGTCGTAAAGGCTGCTGAACTGGCAAGCATCAATCAGTTGCATGGACGTGCTGCTGGAGATGATTATTTAGCAAAATTGGCAACCTGTATTCGAAAATCGCTAGCTAATCTTGGAATGAGTGAGTGCTTTAGAATCTCAAGTGGTGATTTTGCTATTTTTATTGACAGCATTTCACTTAAAGAAGGCGAACGATTTTTAGAACACCTTAAACGCCACTTAGATGAATATGCCCAAACAACTAAAAGTGATTCCATTGCACATGCTGGTATGGTGCCCTATCAGCAAGGTAACGAGCCATTGGCATTGATGGCATTAGCCGATACGGCCGTCAGCGTGGCGCAAACAATGGGGCCCAATCGTTACTATCAATTAGAGAAACTATCGGGTAGTGAGCAAATAAGCACGGAACATTGGAAAATCACTATAGATGACTTAATTAATCGAAGAAGTATTAAGTTTTATCAACAACCTATCCAACCTTGTAATAATGCAACTGAAGTTTACCGTGAATTATTAGCACGCTTTTATAATGTCGAAGGTAAACATTTACCCACTACCACAGTCATTGCAATGGCTGAACGATATGGGATGAGTGTTGAATTAGATAAAATGATCGTGACACAAACCATCAAGGTGTTGAGCGAGAATCCAAGTATTTCAGGCCATATGGGAGTCAATATCAGTGCTTATTCAGCACATCAAGACGGTTTTACCATGTGGCTTAAAGATATATTAACTAAACATCGTGGCACTGCGGCTCGATTGGTGTTTGAACTGAATGAATCAGGTATGCAGACTAATTTAGAATCTAGCCATAATTTTGTAAACGAAATACACAAAGCTGGAGCAAAAGTGGCTATCGAGCGCTTTGGTTTAGGCTTTACATCATTTAAATTTTTCCGAGAGGTACGTCCTGACTTTATCAAGTTAGACAGTAGTTACAGTAACAACATAGAACAGGACAACAATAATAAGTTCTTTGTCCGGATGATTGTTGATATTGCTAAACGCATCAGTATCCGTGTTATCGCTACAGGTGTTGAAAAACAAGACGAAAAGCTGACGTTAGAAAAACTGTTAGTAGATGGTATGCAAGGTTATTATATTGCTAAACCTGAGTTATTGTTAAATAAACAGTAAAAACAACGTTAATATACGGTAAATATATCGCTTTTATTCTAAGGTTAAACATTTTATGTTTAACCTTATTTTTTATCCGTTGTTTATCGGCGCCAAACCTAAGATAATACTCGTATCTATTGGTCAAAAAAATTGTAGCAATGACAGAGTATCTTCTCCTGTTGATCGGCACAGTGCTGGTAAATAACTTCGTTCTGGTAAAATTCTTAGGTCTATGCCCTTTTATGGGGGTGTCGAGCAAATTAGCGTCGGCGATCGGCATGTCAATGGCCACCACGTTTGTGTTGACCCTCGCTTCTATTTTGAGTTATTTAACCAACGAATTTTTACTGCAACCTTTTGACTTAAGCTATTTACGCACCATGAGCTTTATTTTAGTGATTGCTGTTGTCGTACAATTCACTGAAATGGTGGTGCAAAAAACCAGCGCGTCTTTACATCGTGCTTTGGGAATTTATCTACCGCTTATTACCACCAATTGCGCCGTATTAGGCGTGGCATTGCTTAACGTTAATGAAGACCATAACTTTATTGAATCGGCTATTTATGGTTTTGGTGCTGCTGTTGGTTTTTCTCTAGTGTTAATTTTATTTTCGGCCATGCGTGAGCGCTTGGCTGCTGCGGACGTGCCCTTACCTTTTCAAGGTGGTGCGATTGCGATGATCACTGCTGGTTTAATGTCATTAGCCTTTATGGGGTTTGCGGGGCTGGTTAACTAATGTTGTCGAGTATATTCATTGCTGTAGCGATATTGACCGTTTTAGCGTTAGCATTTGGAGTCATTTTAGGCTTTGCATCGAAAAAGTTTAAAGTCGAAGGCAATCCTATTGTTGATCAAGTTGACACCCTGCTGCCACAGACTCAGTGTGGACAATGTGGTTATCCGGGTTGCCGGCCCTACGCCGAAGCCATTGCCAATGGCGATAAAATCAATAAATGCCCTCCTGGTGGTACTGCTACCATGGAAAAGATTGCCGAACTCATGGGCGTAGAACCGGAACCATTAGGTGAAGCAGCCCAAGCCAATGTGAAGAAAGTGGCTTATATCCGCGAAGATGAATGTATTGGCTGTACTAAATGTATTCAAGCATGCCCAGTCGACGCTATTTTAGGGGCTGGAAAATTAATGCATACCGTGATTGCCAAAGATTGTACTGGCTGCGATTTATGCGTTGAACCTTGTCCCGTCGATTGTATTGACATGATCCCCGTTGAAACCACTATACAAAATTGGGATTGGAAATTACGCGCAATTCCAATAAGCGTAATCGATCAACAGCAAGAGGATAAACGGTGTTAACGTTATTAGAGCAATTAGATAAAGGTCATTTGTGGCGCTCTCCTGGCGGGATCCATCCACCTGAACTGAAAACATTATCCAATCAAAGCGTAATATCATCGTTACCCTTGCCATCGCGATTTGTCGTACCGGTTCCCCTCGTCGGCCAACTTGCGATCATGAGTGTCAAGGTGGGTGACCACGTACTCAAAGGTCAAGCTCTCACTGAAGGAGCAGGCTTTACTTATTTGCCTGTTCACGCGCCTACCTCTGGTGTGGTTGTCGCCATAGAGCAACATAACAGTAACCATGCTTCTACATTGCCAGTGTTAAGCTGCATCATCGAAGCTGATGGTCTAGATACTTGGTGTGAATTAATACCAAACCAGCTTGAACAACTGTCAAAGTCGGCTATTTTAGACAAAATTAAACAAGCGGGTATTGCGGGTATGGGCGGCGCAGCGTTTCCCAGCCACGTAAAACTTAACCCTGCCAGTGAAATAGATTTAGTGATCATTAATGGTGTCGAGTGTGAACCCTACATCAGCGCCGATGACAGATTAATGCGTGATTACAGTGATGAGATCTTAACTGGGATCAGCATTATTCATCAATTACTCAATCCTCAGCGCATTGTTATCGCTATTGAAGATAATAAACCTGAAGCAGCAAAAGCGATGCAAGCGGCAATTACTCGCAGTACATTGCCTAATGATATTATTCGCGTCACGGTTATTCCGACCAAGTATCCTTCTGGCGGTGAAAAACAACTGATTCAAATTATTACCGGTAAAGAAGTACCCAGTGGAGCCATTCCAGCCCAACTTGGTATTGTGATGCATAACGTCGGTACCGCCTATGCGATTCAAGAAGCCGTTTTACAAGGTAAGCCACTTATTGAACGCGTTGTCACTTTCACTGGGGAACGCGTCGGAAAACCAGGAAACTATTGGCTTCGCATAGGAACAACGGTGGCCGATGCTCTAAATCAAGTCAACTTTGCCCCAGATAATGGCCAAAAAGTCATTGTGGGTGGCCCAATGATGGGATACGCACTAGCAGATCTCGATGTGCCAATATTAAAAGGTACTAACTGCTTACTGACCCCCAGCCAAGCTGAAATCGCCCCAGACGCCGATGAGAAAGCCTGTATTCGATGTGGTGAGTGTGCAGTTGCCTGCCCGGCATTATTGCTACCTCAGCAATTATTTTGGCATGCAAAGGCCGAAGAATACGATAAGGCTGCCAGCTTTAACTTAAAAGACTGCATAGAATGTGGTTGTTGCAGTTACGTATGCCCAAGTGATATTCCATTAGTAGAATACTATCGCGTGGCTAAATCTGCGCTGAAAAATACTGCAGAAGAAAAACTACAAGCTGAAAGAGCAAAACAACGTTTTGAAGTGCGCCTGCAACGACTTGAAGATGAAAAAACGGCTCGAGAAGAAAAATCTAAGCAAGCAGCTGCTAAACGCCAAGCGAATATGAAATCGAGCGACAAAGATGCCGTTGCCGCTGCAATGGCACGTATTGCTGCTAAAAAGGCTCAAACAGCAGATGCGACAAAGGACTCTGTCACAACACACACAAACATTACCGATGCACCAAGTGTAGCTGTGGACAGTCCGGACGCGAAGAAAACCGCGGTTAGTGCAGCAATTGAGCGGGCTAAAGCTAAAAAAGCCGCTATTGCAGCTCAGTCTTTAGCTGATAAGCAAGCTGATGTCACAGAGGCAACTGCTGATCATTCCGCTGATAATATCGACGACAAGAAAGCAAAAATTGCCGCTGCGGTAGCTCGAGCAAAAGCCAAAAAAGCCGCGTTAGCTAATGAATCGGCTGCAACCGATAACCCAGCTGAGCCTGATAGTGCTGTTGCGGCTGAGGCGATAAATAGCCCGAGTGCAACAAATAGCAGTATTAATGCCGCTCCTATCGATGACAAAAAAGCTAAAATCGCTGCTGCGGTGGCTAAAGCAAAAGCCAAAAAAGCCGCGTTAGCGAATGAATCGGCTGCAACTGATAACCCTGCTGAGTCTGATAGTGCTGTTACGGCTGAGGCGATAAATACCCCGAGTGCAACAGATAGCAGTATTAACGTCGCTCCTGTTGATGACAAAAAAGCTAAAATCGCTGCTGCGGTGGCTAAAGCAAAAGCCAAAAAAGCCGCGTTAGCGAATGAATCGGCTGCAACCGATAACCCAGCTGAGCCTGATAGTGCTGTTGCGGCTGAGGCGATAAATAGCCCCATTGCAACAGATAGCAGTATTAACGCCGCTCCTGTCGATGACAAAAAAGCTAAAATCG
The Shewanella vesiculosa DNA segment above includes these coding regions:
- the uvrB gene encoding excinuclease ABC subunit UvrB — encoded protein: MSESVFSLESKFEPAGDQPTAIKKLVDGLESGVASQTLLGVTGSGKTYTIANVIKQMGRPTIIMAPNKTLAAQLYGEMKEFFPHNAVEYFVSYYDYYQPEAYVPASNTFIEKDASVNAHIEQMRLSATKALLERKDVVLIASVSAIYGLGDPDSYMKMLLHLRQGDFMGQRDILIRLSELQYKRNDIELQRGTYRVRGEVIDIFPAESEREAIRIELFDDEIERLSEFDPLTGQINKRIARTTIYPKTHYVTPREKILAATEEIKEELRERRQYLLDNNKLIEAQRITERVQYDIEMMVELGYCSGIENYSRYLSGRSSGDGPPTLLDYLPADGLLIIDESHVTVPQIGAMYKGDRSRKMNLVEYGFRLPSALDNRPLMFEEFERLMPQTIFVSATPSLYELEKSTGEIAEQVVRPTGLLDPVLEVRPVGIQVDDLLSEIHKRVAVNERVLVTTLTKRMSEDLSEYLDEHGIKVRYLHSDIDTVERVEIIRDLRLGRFDVLIGINLLREGLDLPEVSLVCILDADKEGFLRSERSLIQTIGRAARNVNGKVILYADRITNSMAKAMGETERRREKQHLHNVANGIVPRGVVKSITDVMDVGDSNFSKGTRKNHSKFAEVAEERAKYTSIADLSHQIDKLEKQMHEHAKNLEFEQAAAVRDDVKHLRDLIIVNS
- the rsxA gene encoding electron transport complex subunit RsxA, producing MTEYLLLLIGTVLVNNFVLVKFLGLCPFMGVSSKLASAIGMSMATTFVLTLASILSYLTNEFLLQPFDLSYLRTMSFILVIAVVVQFTEMVVQKTSASLHRALGIYLPLITTNCAVLGVALLNVNEDHNFIESAIYGFGAAVGFSLVLILFSAMRERLAAADVPLPFQGGAIAMITAGLMSLAFMGFAGLVN
- the rsxB gene encoding electron transport complex subunit RsxB; amino-acid sequence: MSSIFIAVAILTVLALAFGVILGFASKKFKVEGNPIVDQVDTLLPQTQCGQCGYPGCRPYAEAIANGDKINKCPPGGTATMEKIAELMGVEPEPLGEAAQANVKKVAYIREDECIGCTKCIQACPVDAILGAGKLMHTVIAKDCTGCDLCVEPCPVDCIDMIPVETTIQNWDWKLRAIPISVIDQQQEDKRC
- a CDS encoding EAL domain-containing protein; translation: MGLSKSFQLVLFIVFGLLTFRIFTVENNEAQQQGENARANYQQYVQSIAQWQGNGEALYQLMSEKFSFQFFQYIDKTDNNNNFTHGSLLRPAGDFASEIFNIELGHVQNFPDGRLQVRLDTASVLSASFDDLQQTATLLIIAYVSLMLLFALLMQLHRRRINYAAEYISHIPDLSFLAIEKSRFPGVLRPLGNTLEICRSQLKLNLDRVRKENEQLTKAAYQDPVSGFSTRQRFTQHIEAISKTDKQQYGVLIVVKAAELASINQLHGRAAGDDYLAKLATCIRKSLANLGMSECFRISSGDFAIFIDSISLKEGERFLEHLKRHLDEYAQTTKSDSIAHAGMVPYQQGNEPLALMALADTAVSVAQTMGPNRYYQLEKLSGSEQISTEHWKITIDDLINRRSIKFYQQPIQPCNNATEVYRELLARFYNVEGKHLPTTTVIAMAERYGMSVELDKMIVTQTIKVLSENPSISGHMGVNISAYSAHQDGFTMWLKDILTKHRGTAARLVFELNESGMQTNLESSHNFVNEIHKAGAKVAIERFGLGFTSFKFFREVRPDFIKLDSSYSNNIEQDNNNKFFVRMIVDIAKRISIRVIATGVEKQDEKLTLEKLLVDGMQGYYIAKPELLLNKQ
- a CDS encoding CoA pyrophosphatase; the protein is MNKHEFTLRYNLHRLRSTITSAPKSYLGRQAAVLIAVMEVDQQLHIMLTRRPMHLRHHPGQISFPGGKVEPNDRDIIHTALREAHEEIGLQPENVDILGIFPAHKTFTGFEITPVVAMVKQPFELVLDPGEVEDCFLVPLNFFIERSNRHNMFHYRHGARYQVHFMPFEDKFIWGVTAAIIDLLCRHIDVN
- the rsxC gene encoding electron transport complex subunit RsxC, producing the protein MLTLLEQLDKGHLWRSPGGIHPPELKTLSNQSVISSLPLPSRFVVPVPLVGQLAIMSVKVGDHVLKGQALTEGAGFTYLPVHAPTSGVVVAIEQHNSNHASTLPVLSCIIEADGLDTWCELIPNQLEQLSKSAILDKIKQAGIAGMGGAAFPSHVKLNPASEIDLVIINGVECEPYISADDRLMRDYSDEILTGISIIHQLLNPQRIVIAIEDNKPEAAKAMQAAITRSTLPNDIIRVTVIPTKYPSGGEKQLIQIITGKEVPSGAIPAQLGIVMHNVGTAYAIQEAVLQGKPLIERVVTFTGERVGKPGNYWLRIGTTVADALNQVNFAPDNGQKVIVGGPMMGYALADLDVPILKGTNCLLTPSQAEIAPDADEKACIRCGECAVACPALLLPQQLFWHAKAEEYDKAASFNLKDCIECGCCSYVCPSDIPLVEYYRVAKSALKNTAEEKLQAERAKQRFEVRLQRLEDEKTAREEKSKQAAAKRQANMKSSDKDAVAAAMARIAAKKAQTADATKDSVTTHTNITDAPSVAVDSPDAKKTAVSAAIERAKAKKAAIAAQSLADKQADVTEATADHSADNIDDKKAKIAAAVARAKAKKAALANESAATDNPAEPDSAVAAEAINSPSATNSSINAAPIDDKKAKIAAAVAKAKAKKAALANESAATDNPAESDSAVTAEAINTPSATDSSINVAPVDDKKAKIAAAVAKAKAKKAALANESAATDNPAEPDSAVAAEAINSPIATDSSINAAPVDDKKAKIAAAVAKAKAKKAALANELTQTDESAVSSTVVNQAIKTASDVDMTNSEAPIDDKKAKIAAAVAKAKAKKLANSAKQEE
- the asnS gene encoding asparagine--tRNA ligase; translation: MSIASVASVFKAEHAVGSHVTIRGWVRTRRDSKAGISFLAVYDGSCFDPIQGVVPNSLANYNDDVLKLTAGCSVVMTGEVVASPGAGQAFELQVSEIVVTGFVDDPDTYPMSAKRHSIEHLRELAHLRPRTNIIGAVARVRNCLSQAIHRFYHQEGFIWVSTPLITASDCEGAGEMFRVSTLDMENLPRTDAGKVDYDKDFFGKEAFLTVSGQLNAETYACALSKVYTFGPTFRAENSNTTRHLAEFWMVEPEVAFATLDDAAELAEKMLKFAFSAVLEERMDDLTFFNERIDKTVIERLQAFVSSDFAQVDYTDAVEILKNCGKKFEFAVEWGIDLQSEHERYLAEEHFKAPVVVKNYPKDIKAFYMRLNDDGKTVAAMDVLAPGIGEIIGGAQREERLDVLDKRLAEMDLSQEDYWWYRDLRRYGTVPHAGFGLGFERLVSYVTGVNNIRDVIPFPRAPRSASF